Part of the Candidatus Coatesbacteria bacterium genome is shown below.
CCTTGAAGCGTGACCTGCTCGTTCGGTAGAGGGGCTGCTCCTTGCGCAGGGCGATTATACAAAAAAACCGCCGTCGGAGCCTGCAACTGTACCACTTCGCGCCACAGAAACCAAGGGCAATCCCGGATAATCACCGTCCCCGCCGCCGCCCGTCGGCGAGACCGCGACAGCTTACCCCGACAGGACCCTGAGGCACCCCTTTTCTGCCGATGAAACATCTCCAACCGCCGGCCGATATGCTATCCTTGGACCGAGGACACCACAGGCGGGAGGCCGCGTGGATCACCTGCAGCGTGAAACTCGACGGGAGTACGCCGCCCGGATCAACCGGGTGATCGATTTCGTCCAGCACAACCTCGACGGCGACCTGCGCCTGGAACGGCTGGCCGAGGTGGCGGGCTTCAGCCCCTGGCACTTCCACCGCGTCTTCCGCGCCATGACAGGCGAGTCCCTGGCGGCCTACGTCCAGCGCATCCGCCTGCAGTGCGCCGCCTCCCGCTTGATCAACAGCCCGCGGGACAAGATATCCCA
Proteins encoded:
- a CDS encoding helix-turn-helix domain-containing protein; the protein is MDHLQRETRREYAARINRVIDFVQHNLDGDLRLERLAEVAGFSPWHFHRVFRAMTGESLAAYVQRIRLQCAASRLINSPRDKIS